A window from Vigna angularis cultivar LongXiaoDou No.4 chromosome 7, ASM1680809v1, whole genome shotgun sequence encodes these proteins:
- the LOC128197872 gene encoding uncharacterized mitochondrial protein AtMg00810-like, which produces MTELSFDVKTFVVNTDQYTSLGRGLVVNPNQYFGYGRGRRNRGNDSNEIESIKAHLDHEFNIKNLGKLRYFLGLEISRFSIGIVVNQIKYALELLKENYMLAAKPISILMDQPNSIALQLSQYVSQPMDTHHSAAMRGLRYIKGSPTKGLYFRANSSLIPSSFAHFDWGSCIETRKSVIRYYVFLGSSLISWKTKKQTIVSRFSSEVEYRALAALSCELQ; this is translated from the exons ATGACTGAGTTATCATTTGATGTGAAAACTTTTGTTGTCAACACTGATCAATATACTAGTCTTGGAAGAGGTCTTGTTGTTAATCCAAACCAATATTTTGGATATGGTAGAGGTCGTAGAAATAGAG GAAATGATTCTAATGAAATTGAATCTATTAAGGCACACTTAGACCATGAATTCAACATTAAGAATCTTGGGAAACTTCGTTACTTTTTAGGTCTTGAAATATCTCGCTTTTCTATTGGGATTGTggttaatcaaataaaatatgctCTTGAGTTGCTGAAAGAGAATTATATGCTTGCTGCCAAACCTATATCTATTCTTATGGATCAACCAAATTCAATAGCTCTTCAG CTGAGTCAATATGTTTCTCAACCCATGGATACTCATCATAGTGCTGCCATGAGAGGTCTTCGCTACATCAAAGGTTCTCCTACTAAAGGTCTTTATTTTCGTGCCAACTCATCTCTAATTCCTTCAAGTTTTGCTCATTTTGATTGGGGTAGTTGTATTGAAACCCGAAAATCTGTCATTAGGTATTACGTCTTTCTTGGCTCTTCCTTAATTTCTtggaaaacaaagaaacaaacaattGTATCTCGTTTTTCCTCTGAAGTTGAATATAGGGCTCTTGCAGCTTTGAGTTGTGAACTGCAATGA